The Rubricoccus marinus nucleotide sequence AGGACCTGCCGAGCACGGTCGCCACGCTGCCCGGATCGGGCCTGTCCAACCAGGTCACGCTCCCCGTCGCCTGCGGCGCCATCCGCTTCCAGTAAGCGGCTCGCCTGACGGACGCCTCTGGCGTGTGCGGCGGCTCTCTGCGGAGGGCCGCCGCTTTTTTGTGCGCCTCTGGCGGCACGAGTCCCGCCGCCAGAGGCCAGGCCGCTAGGCGCGCTCCATGCCGAAGCGCTCGCGGTCGGCGTCCAGCCGCTGGCGCAGGTCCTCGAACGTGTCGCCGCCGTAGCGCTCCACGAGGGCTTCGGCAATGGTCCAGGCGACGGTCGCCTCGGCGACCGTGCTGGCGGCGGGCACGCTGGTCACGTCGCTGCGCTCGTAGCGCGTCGGCTGCGCCTCGCCCGTTTCCAGATCCACGCTCGCCAGAGGTCTGATCAGCGTCGGGATGGGCTTCATCGCGCCGCGCACGACGATGGGCATCCCGTTGCTGACGCCGCCTTCGACGCCGCCGGCGTGGTTGCTCTCGCGGCGGTACGCGCCTCTGGCGTCGCGCGAGATCGGGTCGTGGACCTCGGAGCCCGGCGTGCGGCCGGCGGCCCAGCCGTCGCCCACCTCGGCGGCCTTTTGCGCCTGGATGGAGAGGATGGCTTGCGCGAGGCGGCCGTCCAGGCGGCGGTCCCAGTGCACGTAGCTGCCGAGGCCAGGCGGCACGCCGGTCACGATGACCTCGTACACGCCACCCAGCGTGTCGCCGGCGGCCTTGGCCTCCTTGATGTGCGCGATGGTGCGCTCGGTGAGGTCGGCGTCCAGCATCCGCGTCTCGCTCGCGTCGGCGGCTTCGTAGAGCGCGCGGGCGCCGCCGCTGGCGAGGAGCGCGTCGCGCCCTTCGCGCCAGAGGCCGGGGTCGTCCATGCCCACCTCGCCGATGCGTAGCACGTGGGAGCCGACCTCGATGCCGAGCGCGCGCAGCATCTGCCGCGCGACCGAGCAGCACGCGACGCGCATGGCGGTCTCACGCGCGCTGGAGCGGTCGATGACGGGCCGCACGTCGGGGCCGTGGGGCGCCCGGTCGAACCCGTATTTCTGGGCGCCTGCCAGGTCCGCGTGTCCCGGGCGTGGCATTGTGATCCCGTCCACGCCTTCGCCGGTCCCGCCAGCGGCCATGACCTCGGGCCACCCCGCGCGGTCCTTTTCAAAGGCAGCGTTGGCGAGGTGCAGCGCGATGGGGCTGCCCATCGTGTGGGAAAACCGGAGGCCCGAGAGCACGCTCACTTTGTCGCGCTCGATCTTGGCGCGGCCGCCGCGCCCGAAGCCCAGCCAGCGGCGCGAGAGGTGCTCGTCCAGGTCGGCGGCGGTGACGGGGACGCCCGCGGGCATCCCTTCGACAATCCCGACGAGGGCCGGGCCGTGGGACTCGCCGGCGGTGAGGTAGCGGATCATGGTGGTGCGGGGGAAACGGCCGCAAGATCGCGGCGCGGCGCGGCCTCTGGCGTGATCTTCGGGCGTAGCCCATCGCGCCGTGCCCCGTTTCCTCCTCGTTGGCGAAGTCCTGTGGGACGCGCTCCCGCGCGGCCTCTTCCTCGGCGGCGCGCCTTTCAACGTCGCTGCGCACCTCCAGCGTCTTGGAGAACCGGTCCGCCTCGTGACGCGCGTCGGCGCCGACGAGTTGGGCCGTGAGGCGCGCAGGCGGATCGCGGCCACAGGCCTCGACGCCTCTGGCGTGCAGACCGACCCGTCCCTCCCAACGGGGTTCGTGCGCGTGGGCGTCGACGCCTCTGGCGACGCTCGGTACGACATCCTGGCGCCGGCCGCGTGGGACGCCATCGCGCCGCCAGAGGCCGGTGCCGAGGTCGTCGTGTTCGGCACGCTCGCGCAACGCGACGCCCGGAGCCGCGCCGCCATCCGGGGCCTCTGGCGCGGAGCCCGCGTGCGCGTGCTGGACCTCAACCTCCGCCCGCCGCACGTCTCGCCAGAGGTGATCGAGGCGTCCCTGCGCGCGGCCGACATCGTCAAGCTCAACGCGGAGGAGTTGAAAGCGCTGCGCGAGCAGTTCGCGCTGGCCTCTGGCGGGGCGATGGCGCTGCGCGACCTCGCCGAGCGGTTCAGCCTCGCGAGCGTGTGCGTCACGCGCGGCGCCAGAGGCGCGCGGCTGTTGCACGACGGCGAGGCGTTTGACCACGCCGGGTGCGCCGCCGAGGTGCGCGACACCGTCGGCGCGGGCGACGCGTTTCTGGCCGCGCTCCTCTCGGGCCTGTTTCGCGGCGACCCGCCCGCAGACGTGCTGGACCGCGCCAACCGGCTCGGCGCCCAGGTCGCGGGCGTCGAGGGCGCGCTGTTGCCGGCCTGAGCCTCTGGCGCCAGAGGCGCTAGTGGCCTCCGCCAGAGGCTACTCGACGAAGGGCGAGAGCAGGTCGTAGAACGCCGTGATACCGTCCGGGCGGCGCACGCGGAGAAGCGCGGGCGAGTCGGTCTGGGCGAGGCGGTCGAGGATGATCTGCGCGTCCTCGGCGGAGCCCACGACGGTGCCCTCCACCTCGGTCACGACCGTCCCACGCGGCAGGCCGTCCTCGTCGGCCGCGCTGCCGCTCTCGATGGCTTCGACGAACGCGCCAGAGGCCACGCCGAACGTGCGGCGGTCGTCGGGCGTGAGGTCGCGGAAGCGCACGCCCCAGTCGGTCGCGCGGGCGCGTGGGATGTCTGCCGGTGCGGGGGTCCGGGGCGACGGTGGTGGCGCAGCACCGCCCGCGATCCACGATTGCAGGCCGGGATCGTCGTAGCCCACGAGCGACGTCTGGAGGCGGAGGCGTTCGCCAGCGCGCCAGATCGTGAGGTCCAGGCGATCGGCTGGTTGCGCGAGGGCAACGCGGCTCTGGAAGCGGTTGGTGGCGTCTACGGCCACGCCGTTGACTTCGAGCAGCACGTCGCCGGCTTCCAGGCCTGCACGGGCACCGGGGCCGCCGGAGTACACGTCACTGACGAGTACGCCGGCGATGCGGTCCATGCCGCGCTCGCGCGCATTCGCCGCCGTCATCTCGCCCACCTGAATCCCCACGTAGCCGCGCCGGACCTCGCCAAACGCGATGAGGTCCTCGGCCACGCGACGCGCGAGGTTGGCGGGCGCCGCGAAGCCGTATCCCTGGCTTACGCCGGCTTGATCGTCCGTGGCGATAGCGGTCACGATGCCGATCACCTCGCCGTCGAGGTTGACGAGCGCGCCGCCGGAGTTGCCCTGGTTGATCGGCGCGTCGGTCTGAATAAAGTCCTCGATGAACACTTCGTTCTGGATCGCGCCAACGGATCGACCGAGCGCGGACACAATGCCCTGCGTGACCGTCCCGGTCAGCCGGAACGGGCTACCGACCGCCAGCACCCACTCCCCCACTTCGAGCTGGTCCGAGTCCCCGAGCCGGGCAACGGGCAACGGCTCTTCGCCCCCGACGCCGACCTCCAGCAGACGGAGCACGGCCAGGTCTGTTGTCGGATCACGGCCCACCACCTCGGCGGCGTACTCGCGCTTGTCCGTCAGCACAACTGTGACGCGGCGGCCGCCTTCGAGCACGTGCGCGTTGGTGAGGACGTAGCCCGCCGGCGAAATGATGACGCCGCTGCCCGCCGTCGTGCGCGGCCCGTAGAACGGGTCCCCGCCCGCTTCGGCGCCGTCGACCTCGATGTAAACGACGGCCGCCGTCGCGCGGCTCGCGACCGTCGTGAAGAGCCGGTTGAGCGTGCGAAGCTCGGGGATCTCCTCCGTCGGCAACGCCTCCTCGTCGTCCTCGTCCGGCCCGATCTGGATCGGCTCCGGCTCCACCGCCGACGGCGCAAACGGGGCCTGGCCTCTGGCGACGGATTCGGGCGCGGGCTGGCCCATACGGGCCACGGGGAGCCCGATAAGGATGCCCACAGCGATGAGGGCGAGAGCGAACAGGATGCGGCGGACGGTCACGTGCAGTGAGCGCGGGAAGGGTCGGTAACATACGCGGGAGGCCGGAGATTTCGCCTCCCTCGCCCCTCCCAAACCGGATGCCCTCCGCCGCCCCGCCCGATGTCGCCTTTGCCCTGCTGGGCGACGTGACCGCCTCGTCACGGGCGCTCCGGCAGATCCGCACCCTCGCGGCTTCTGGCGCGAGAATCCAGGCTCTCAGCGTGGGCGATCCGCGCGATCCCGGCGCGTTGCCCGAAGGCGTGGTGCTCCAGCAGGTGGAGGTGCCGAGCGCCAGAGGCCCGGCGCTGTTCTGGGCCGCCCACCGCGCCATGCGCGCCGCCGCTGCGGCCTCTGGCGCTCGTGTGCTCCACGCCAGCGACCTCCACGTGCTGCCGGCGCTCGCGCAGGTCGCGAAAGCCTCTGGCGCCGGCGTGGTCTACGACTCGCGCGAGTACTACCCCGGCCTGGACGCCGCCGGGCGCCCGTGGGTGCGCTGGACCTGGGGCGCCATTGAGCGCCGCTTCGCGCAGCGCGCCGACGTTTCGTTCACGGTCAACGACGCCATCGCGGACACCTTGGAGGCGCGCTATGGCATCGCGCGGCCCGTCGTGGTCCGCAACGTCTCCGACGCCCCCGCCAGCGGCCTCACGCGCACCGGCGAACTCCGCCAGAGGCTCGGACTGGGCGAGCGACCGCTCGTGCTGTACCAGGGGCTCTGGCGCTACGGCCGCGGGCTGATCGAACTCGCTGACGCGATGCGCGCCGTGCCCGAGGCTGCGCTCGTGCTCGTCGGCGAAGGGCCTCTGGCGCCAGAGCTGGAGGCACGCGCCGCCAGAGGCGAGGTGCACCTCCTGCCGTTCACGCCGCCCGACGCGCTGGTCCGCCTCACGCCCGACGCCGACCTGGGCGCGATGACGGCGCTTCCGCTGACCGAGAGCCTGCGCATGGCGCTGCCCAACAAGCTTTTCGAGTACGCCGCCTCCGCCGTGCCGACGCTGGCGGGCGCGGGCATTGAGCCTCTGGCGGATATGGTCACGCGCTACAGCGCAGGCTTGAGCGTGGACCCAACCGACCACAGCGCCCTCGTCGGCGCGATCCGCCATGCCCTCGCGCCAGAGGCGCAGGCCCGGTTCGCCGCCGGAGCGCGGGCGCTGCACGCCGCGCATACGTGGGAGGCGGAGAGCCGGACCTTTCTCCGGGCTTACCGGCGCGTGCTTCCCTCGCTCGGCGCCTAGCGGCGGGCGCGAGGGTACCACGTAGGGCCTCTGGCGCAAGGCGTATGCACTCACGCCGCCTGCTCACGCGTTTCCCGAGAACCCCGCCAGAGGCCGGGGCGTCGCTCACTAGATTCTCGCTCCCACCGATTCCGGCTCCATGTCGCGCTCCGCTCTCCTCCTCGCCCTCCTGTTCTCCGCCTCTGGCGCGATGGCGCAGGCCACCGACGCGTCCGTGATCCCCGCCGACGCGCCCGACTGGACGCCGATCGAGACGGCGGTGACGGAGGCCAAGACCGGTCAGAAGACGCTCCTCCTCCACGGCTACGCCGCGTGGTGCGGCTGGTGCGCCCGCCTGGACAACGACGTGTACACCAACGACGAGATCCAGGAGTACCTCGACGAGAACTTCGAGGTGGCGCGGCTCGACATCGAGAACCGCGAGACCATCGAGTTCTTCGACTACCGCTTGCCCACGGCGTGGCTCGCCAGCGGCCTCGGCGTGACCTCCACGCCGACGACCATTTTCATGGACCCCGAGACCGGCGAGGTCATCACGCGCCTCCCCGGCTACGCCGACCCCGAGACGTTCCTCTTCGCGCTCCGCTTTGTCCGCGAAGGCGCCTACGAGGAGGGCTCCTTCCAGGACTTTATGGACCGCGAGAAAGGCGTCACCGACGAGGACCTGACCGACGCGGACGCGACGGCCCCGCTCGTGCCCGTCGCCAACTAGCCCACGCCGTCCCCGGTACGGGGGCGCCAGAGGCCACCCGCAGCAGAGCGCCCGTGCGAGCCGCCCTTTTCCTCCTCGGCCTCGGCGTATTCGGCGCCCTCGCGCCCGGCGCTCGCGAAGGCCGCAACGGCAACGCCGCGCTGGAGGCCGAGCCTCTGGCGGCGGAGCAGGAATACATCGCCGGGCTGGCGCAGGAGGACGTGCCGCCGGAGATCCGCGCCGCGCTGTTCAACAACCTCGGCCTCGCACGTTTCGCGACCGAGCGCTTTGCCCAGGCCGACTCGTCGTTCTCCGACGCGCTGCCGTGGGTGGGTAGCCCGCAGCGGCACGCGCTCGTGGCGTACAACGCCGGGACCGCCGCGCTGGCCTCTGGCGACCTCACGCGAGCCGTCGCCGCGCTCCGCCGTGCGCTGATCCTGGACCCATCGATGGTCTCAGCGCAGGTCAACCTGGAGATCGCGCTGTTGCGCCAGAGGCGGGGCGATGAGGACCAGCAGCCCGAGAAGCCGGAACCCTCGCCGTTCGCGGAGCGCTTGAAAGCGCAGGCGGATTCGCTCGTGGAACGCCGCGAGTACGAGCGCGCGTTCGGGCTCATGCAGAACGGCCTCGCACGAGACTCCACCGTCGCCGCGTTCGGTGAGTTCATCCAGCGCCTCGGCGACGTCGCCGAGGTAGACTCCGACACCACCTCCCTCCCGCTCCCGTGAGGCGCTTCGCCTTTCTCGCCCTTCTCCTCGCCGCGCCCCTGGCGGCGCAGCAGTTTACCCGCACGCCGGGCGCGACCGAGAAGTACCACACCGCCGCCCAGGCGCACATCGCCGGCGAGACCGACCGCGCGATCCAGGAGGCCGAG carries:
- a CDS encoding S1C family serine protease, with amino-acid sequence MTVRRILFALALIAVGILIGLPVARMGQPAPESVARGQAPFAPSAVEPEPIQIGPDEDDEEALPTEEIPELRTLNRLFTTVASRATAAVVYIEVDGAEAGGDPFYGPRTTAGSGVIISPAGYVLTNAHVLEGGRRVTVVLTDKREYAAEVVGRDPTTDLAVLRLLEVGVGGEEPLPVARLGDSDQLEVGEWVLAVGSPFRLTGTVTQGIVSALGRSVGAIQNEVFIEDFIQTDAPINQGNSGGALVNLDGEVIGIVTAIATDDQAGVSQGYGFAAPANLARRVAEDLIAFGEVRRGYVGIQVGEMTAANARERGMDRIAGVLVSDVYSGGPGARAGLEAGDVLLEVNGVAVDATNRFQSRVALAQPADRLDLTIWRAGERLRLQTSLVGYDDPGLQSWIAGGAAPPPSPRTPAPADIPRARATDWGVRFRDLTPDDRRTFGVASGAFVEAIESGSAADEDGLPRGTVVTEVEGTVVGSAEDAQIILDRLAQTDSPALLRVRRPDGITAFYDLLSPFVE
- a CDS encoding carbohydrate kinase family protein → MPRFLLVGEVLWDALPRGLFLGGAPFNVAAHLQRLGEPVRLVTRVGADELGREARRRIAATGLDASGVQTDPSLPTGFVRVGVDASGDARYDILAPAAWDAIAPPEAGAEVVVFGTLAQRDARSRAAIRGLWRGARVRVLDLNLRPPHVSPEVIEASLRAADIVKLNAEELKALREQFALASGGAMALRDLAERFSLASVCVTRGARGARLLHDGEAFDHAGCAAEVRDTVGAGDAFLAALLSGLFRGDPPADVLDRANRLGAQVAGVEGALLPA
- the aroC gene encoding chorismate synthase, whose translation is MIRYLTAGESHGPALVGIVEGMPAGVPVTAADLDEHLSRRWLGFGRGGRAKIERDKVSVLSGLRFSHTMGSPIALHLANAAFEKDRAGWPEVMAAGGTGEGVDGITMPRPGHADLAGAQKYGFDRAPHGPDVRPVIDRSSARETAMRVACCSVARQMLRALGIEVGSHVLRIGEVGMDDPGLWREGRDALLASGGARALYEAADASETRMLDADLTERTIAHIKEAKAAGDTLGGVYEVIVTGVPPGLGSYVHWDRRLDGRLAQAILSIQAQKAAEVGDGWAAGRTPGSEVHDPISRDARGAYRRESNHAGGVEGGVSNGMPIVVRGAMKPIPTLIRPLASVDLETGEAQPTRYERSDVTSVPAASTVAEATVAWTIAEALVERYGGDTFEDLRQRLDADRERFGMERA
- a CDS encoding tetratricopeptide repeat protein — its product is MRAALFLLGLGVFGALAPGAREGRNGNAALEAEPLAAEQEYIAGLAQEDVPPEIRAALFNNLGLARFATERFAQADSSFSDALPWVGSPQRHALVAYNAGTAALASGDLTRAVAALRRALILDPSMVSAQVNLEIALLRQRRGDEDQQPEKPEPSPFAERLKAQADSLVERREYERAFGLMQNGLARDSTVAAFGEFIQRLGDVAEVDSDTTSLPLP
- a CDS encoding thioredoxin family protein, producing the protein MSRSALLLALLFSASGAMAQATDASVIPADAPDWTPIETAVTEAKTGQKTLLLHGYAAWCGWCARLDNDVYTNDEIQEYLDENFEVARLDIENRETIEFFDYRLPTAWLASGLGVTSTPTTIFMDPETGEVITRLPGYADPETFLFALRFVREGAYEEGSFQDFMDREKGVTDEDLTDADATAPLVPVAN
- a CDS encoding glycosyltransferase; this encodes MPSAAPPDVAFALLGDVTASSRALRQIRTLAASGARIQALSVGDPRDPGALPEGVVLQQVEVPSARGPALFWAAHRAMRAAAAASGARVLHASDLHVLPALAQVAKASGAGVVYDSREYYPGLDAAGRPWVRWTWGAIERRFAQRADVSFTVNDAIADTLEARYGIARPVVVRNVSDAPASGLTRTGELRQRLGLGERPLVLYQGLWRYGRGLIELADAMRAVPEAALVLVGEGPLAPELEARAARGEVHLLPFTPPDALVRLTPDADLGAMTALPLTESLRMALPNKLFEYAASAVPTLAGAGIEPLADMVTRYSAGLSVDPTDHSALVGAIRHALAPEAQARFAAGARALHAAHTWEAESRTFLRAYRRVLPSLGA